Proteins found in one Sorghum bicolor cultivar BTx623 chromosome 1, Sorghum_bicolor_NCBIv3, whole genome shotgun sequence genomic segment:
- the LOC110430993 gene encoding probable acyl-activating enzyme 21 — protein sequence MDGSMWGAANYVPLTPLSFLERAAIVYGDRTAVVCGGRRFSWRETRERCLAGASALAHLGVDRRDVVSHWRMTTSCLVFRVMRNGW from the coding sequence ATGGATGGATCCATGTGGGGCGCTGCCAACTACGTGCCTCTAACGCCGCTCAGCTTCCTGGAGCGCGCCGCGATCGTGTACGGCGACCGAACGGCCGTCGTCTGCGGCGGCAGACGGTTCTCGTGGCGCGAGACGCGGGAGCGGTGCCTCGCCGGGGCGTCCGCGCTCGCGCATCTCGGCGTCGACCGCCGAGACGTGGTAAGCCACTGGAGGATGACGACGAGCTGTTTGGTTTTCCGTGTG